One region of Eupeodes corollae chromosome 1, idEupCoro1.1, whole genome shotgun sequence genomic DNA includes:
- the LOC129939705 gene encoding facilitated trehalose transporter Tret1-like has protein sequence MKTNKKHRIFLIALNANLANFAFGTCLGWSSPIIPKLKSTKEENLGNPLKFPIGSEEEGWIASIITLGSLCSCIIGGPLGGFIGRKWCLVASSLLLSASFVLMMIANKVSVIYFGRTLQGLGGGLIVTNLPLYVGEIATDDVRGALGSLMALNLLAGIIYVYCIGPYVSFFALQWFCIAIPILCLVTFMLLPESPYFFATKGMRSEAIKSLKFLRGKEESEVEEEMDKIKTHVDEEMSRKGKLTDIFLIKGYRKALIICCGLLALQQLTGTSVITFNSQSIFSSAKSTLDPAVSTIILGVVQMLSNLLTPFVVERTGRKIVLLISACGMCVTLVALGAFFYIQAYGNATSIKWLPVPALVLFNVLYSFGFGPLPWALLGEILPVNIKPIGTSIACAVSFITGFVVTRFFPSLNALGPYYAFWIFGSMCIVAVFFVIFVMIETKGLSLQKIQEKLHSS, from the exons ATGAAAACTAATAAGAAACACCGAATTTTCTTGATCGCACTAAATG CAAACTTAGCTAATTTTGCCTTTGGAACGTGCCTTGGATGGTCATCACCTATTATTCCAAAACTTAAGTCTACTAAGGAGGAAAATTTAGGAAATCCATTGAAGTTTCCGATTGGCAGTGAAGAAGAAGGATGGATAGCATCAATCATTACTCTGGGATCGTTGTGTT CCTGCATCATTGGTGGTCCTCTTGGTGGCTTCATTGGACGCAAATGGTGTCTTGTAGCTAGTTCATTATTACTTTCTGCATCGTTTGTTTTGATGATGATTGCAAACAAAGTTTCAGTAATCTACTTTGGTCGTACGTTGcag GGCTTAGGTGGAGGACTAATTGTGACCAATCTGCCATTGTATGTTGGAGAAATAGCCACAGATGATGTTCGAGGAGCCCTGGGATCTCTTATGGCACTTAATTTACTTG CTGGAATCATTTACGTTTACTGTATTGGTCCATATGTAAGCTTCTTCGCACTACAATGGTTTTGTATAGCTATTCCGATTTTGTGTCTTGTAACATTCATGTTACTGCCAGAGAGCCCTTATTTTTTCGCAACTAAGGGAATGCGATCAGAAGCAATAAAATCCCTGAAATTTCTACGTGGTAAAGAAGAATCCGAAGTCGAGGAAGAaatggacaaaataaaaacccacgTCGACGAGGAAATGTCACGAAAAGGAAAACTAACTGATATTTTCCTCATCAAAGGCTACAGGAAGGCACTAATCATTTGTTGTGGTCTTCTTGCTCTTCAACAACTAACCGGTACTTCGGTTATCACCTTCAATAGTCAATCGATATTTAGCAGTGCAAAATCTACTCTAGATCCAGCTGTATCGACGATCATACTCGGAGTTGTGCAAATGTTATCAAATTTACTAACACCCTTTGTGGTCGAACGAACGGGCCGTAAAATAGTTCTTCTTATATCAGCATGTGGTATGTGCGTTACTTTGGTAGCACTTGGAGCGTTCTTCTATATTCAAGCCTATGGCAATGCCACCAGTATCAAATGGCTTCCAGTTCCAGCCTTGGtcttatttaatgttttgtattcttttggctttggacctctgccttggGCTTTACTTGGAGAAATACTTCCAGTTAATATAAAACCAATTGGGACTTCGATTGCATGTGCTGTTTCTTTCATTACGGGATTTGTGGTAACACGATTTTTTCCCAGTCTAAATGCTTTGGGTCCCTATTATGCTTTTTGGATTTTCGGATCAATGTGTATTGtcgcagttttttttgtaatttttgtaatgatCGAGACAAAGGGATTAAGTTTACAAAAGATTCAAGAAAAACTACATTCATCatag
- the LOC129940090 gene encoding facilitated trehalose transporter Tret1-like, whose translation MNSTEHQARYTEVHPFEMEHGRRGRVEPIKKLRIYLTAICVNLSSFSAGTCIGWTSPMLPKLINVSEDSPLNFSISDEQNAWISSLIALGALVTPFIAGPLASGIGRKWTMLSSSIFFVIAYTLLLFGSNIWLIYLARLIQGFGVGFVMTVQPMYVGEIATDDCRGALGSFMQLFIVSGILYVYAIGPYVSYFALQWCCIVIPVIFVVLFFFFPESPYYFAEKGRKLDAIKSLQFLRGQSSEGVQDEMATIQATVEESMSNKGSFTDVFKGAGNRKALLISVGLIIFQQLSGINVVLFNSQAIFDKANTGLDAAIATIIVGIVQVVSSGVTPLIADRLGKKAILLMSSSVMCVGLATLGTFFLIQNIGDASGILWLPVPALILFVIVYCLGFGPLPWAVMGEMFPGNVKPIASSIVASTCWIFGFIITRWYPALDALGTFYAFYLFAIFCACAFFFTLFIVMETKGMSLQEIQNRLNNRR comes from the exons ATGAATTCAACAGAACACCAAGCGAGATACACGGAAGTACATCCCTTTGAAATGGAGCACGGTCGCAGAGGCAGAGTCGAACCGATTAAGAAATTAAGGATTTATTTAACTGCAATATGCG TGAACTTATCCAGTTTTTCTGCGGGAACATGCATAGGATGGACATCACCAATGTTGCCAAAACTGATAAATGTCTCTGAAGACAGTccgttgaatttttcaattagtgACGAACAGAATGCATGGATCTCGTCATTAATTGCACTTGGAGctttagtaa CCCCTTTTATTGCTGGACCACTTGCCAGTGGTATTGGACGAAAATGGACCATGTTGTCAAGTTCGATTTTCTTCGTCATTGCTTACACCTTGTTGCTGTTCGGAAGCAATATCTGGTTGATTTATTTGGCTCGTTTAATTcag GGTTTCGGAGTTGGCTTCGTCATGACTGTTCAGCCAATGTATGTTGGTGAAATTGCCACTGACGATTGCAGAGGTGCATTGGGATCTTTCATGCAACTGTTCATTGTTT CTGGAATCCTTTATGTTTACGCAATTGGTCCATATGTATCATACTTTGCTCTGCAGTGGTGCTGTATTGTGATTCCAGTTATCTTCGTGGTGCTATTCTTCTTTTTCCCTGAGAGTCCTTATTACTTCGCTGAGAAGGGTCGTAAGCTTGACGCCATCAAGTCCCTGCAATTCCTTCGTGGTCAAAGCTCTGAGGGAGTTCAAGATGAGATGGCTACAATCCAGGCAACAGTCGAAGAGAGCATGTCCAACAAGGGAAGCTTCACTGATGTGTTCAAGGGCGCCGGAAATAGGAAAGCTCTCTTAATCAGCGTCGGATTGATCATTTTCCAACAATTGTCAGGTATCAACGTAGTGCTCTTCAACAGCCAGGCTATCTTCGATAAGGCCAATACTGGACTTGATGCCGCCATCGCAACCATTATTGTTGGTATTGTCCAGGTTGTATCGAGTGGTGTAACACCTCTGATTGCCGATCGATTGGGCAAAAAAGCTATTCTCTTGATGTCTTCAAGTGTGATGTGTGTTGGCCTGGCAACATTGGGAACTTTcttcttaattcaaaatatcgGAGATGCTTCTGGAATTCTCTGGCTTCCCGTTCCAGCTTTGATTCTTTTCGTCATTGTGTATTGTCTTGGTTTCGGTCCATTGCCATGGGCTGTAATGGGCGAAATGTTCCCTGGAAATGTTAAGCCAATTGCTTCATCAATTGTTGCATCAACATGTTGGATATTTGGATTTATCATCACAAGATGGTATCCAGCTCTAGACGCTTTGGGCACGTTCTATGCGTTCTACTTGTTCGCTATTTTCTGTGCATGTGCTTTCTTCTTTACACTGTTCATTGTTATGGAAACAAAGGGCATGAGTTTGCAAGAAATTCAAAACAGACTTAACAATCGCAGATAG
- the LOC129942655 gene encoding facilitated trehalose transporter Tret1-like translates to MSSTEQQIKYSEVSPFEIDNGRRSRMEPVKKSRIYLAAVCANLSSFAIGTCLGWTSPIMPKLQQATSDSPLSEKITQEEEAWISSLIAIGALVTPFVAGPLADMVGRKWTMISSSVFFVLAYVLMMIGGNVGMIYAARLIQGFGVGFIMTVQPMYVGEIATDDSRGALGSFMQLFIVAGILYAYAIGPYVSYMALQWCCLVIPIIFAVCFFFLPESPYYFAGKGQKSNAVRALQFLRGQSAEGVQDEMTLIQTTVDESIANKGSVADVVKNKGNRKALLICAGLISFQQLSGINVVLFNSQTIFIKANTGLDPAIATIIVGCVQVGSSGLTPLIADRLGRKIILLVSAGVMCISLAALGAFFYVQINGDPSGILWLPVPALIVFNIVYCVGFGPLPWAVLGEMFPANVKSTASSIVASTCWIFGFIITRWYPALDALGSYYAFWLFGIFCGVAFFFVLFIVMETKGMSLQQIQDKLNGK, encoded by the exons ATGAGTTCAACGGaacaacaaatcaaatataGTGAAGTAAGTCCTTTTGAAATTGATAACGGACGTAGAAGCAGAATGGAACCAGTTAAAAAATCACGAATTTATTTGGCTGCTGTTTGCG ccaaTTTATCTAGTTTTGCAATTGGAACATGTCTTGGATGGACATCGCCAATTATGCCAAAACTACAACAGGCAACATCAGATAGTCCTTTGTCGGAGAAGATTACTCAAGAAGAAGAAGCTTGGATCTCATCTTTAATTGCAATTGGTGCCTTAGTTA CTCCTTTTGTTGCGGGACCCTTGGCTGACATGGTTGGACGAAAATGGACAATGATCTCCAGTTCGGTTTTCTTTGTACTAGCTTATGTACTTATGATGATTGGTGGAAACGTCGGAATGATCTATGCAGCCCGTTTAATTCAG GGTTTTGGAGTTGGTTTCATTATGACAGTTCAACCAATGTACGTTGGTGAGATTGCAACAGATGATTCACGTGGTGCGCTAGGATCTTTCATGCAGCTCTTCATTGTCG CTGGAATTCTCTATGCGTACGCCATTGGTCCATATGTCAGCTACATGGCCTTGCAGTGGTGTTGTTTGGTTATTCCAATCATCTTTGCTGTGTGCTTCTTCTTCCTGCCAGAGAGTCCTTACTACTTCGCCGGCAAGGGCCAAAAGAGTAATGCTGTGAGAGCCCTTCAATTCCTTCGTGGCCAAAGTGCCGAGGGAGTTCAGGACGAAATGACTTTGATCCAAACAACCGTAGACGAATCAATTGCTAATAAGGGATCAGTAGCAGACGTTGTCAAGAACAAGGGTAACAGGAAGGCTCTGTTGATTTGTGCTGGTTTGATCTCCTTCCAACAATTGTCCGGTATCAACGTCGTCCTGTTCAACAGTCAGACAATCTTCATCAAAGCCAACACTGGTCTGGATCCTGCAATTGCAACCATTATCGTTGGATGTGTTCAAGTGGGATCGAGTGGTCTGACACCTCTCATCGCTGATCGATTGGGACGTAAGATCATTCTGTTGGTTTCGGCTGGAGTCATGTGTATTTCGCTAGCCGCGTTGGGTGCCTTCTTTTACGTTCAAATTAATGGTGATCCATCGGGCATTCTATGGCTGCCAGTTCCAGCTTTGATTGTCTTCAATATCGTCTACTGTGTCGGTTTCGGTCCATTGCCATGGGCTGTGCTGGGTGAAATGTTCCCAGCCAATGTTAAGTCCACTGCCTCATCTATTGTTGCATCAACTTGCTGGATCTTTGGATTCATTATCACTCGATGGTATCCAGCTCTCGATGCACTTGGATCCTACTATGCCTTCTGGTTGTTTGGTATTTTCTGCGGAGTAGCATTCTTCTTTGTGCTGTTTATTGTAATGGAAACCAAGGGAATGAGTCTTCAACAAATTCAAGACAAACTCAATGGAAAATAA